The Streptomyces sp. DG2A-72 genome includes a region encoding these proteins:
- a CDS encoding ScbA/BarX family gamma-butyrolactone biosynthesis protein: MPVINELTPVRAGSIVPPHYVHKRDESEVLVTGWESFRPDTFVVSVRWPTRHRFYLSQNGRHDPMLFTESVRQCFPLLSHAGYGLPFGHHLIWQYVTSEVVPSAMRTGQGPTELELYITCSDIRYRGGGQLAALTLHVIALRGGEHLGTAEARFSCHAPSIYRRLRGPYADLQRAVAAAGAPPPPVLPSRVARDREDNVVLSPTEHHRRWTLRNDTSHPVLFDHPLDHSPGMLVLEAARQATHAVCGANAYPFRMESSFLQFTELDAPCRLSAEPEPTRARDQQKVQVLASQGDDTTFTSVLTALVGSPAAR; this comes from the coding sequence ATGCCTGTCATCAACGAACTCACACCTGTCCGAGCAGGCTCAATAGTTCCACCGCATTACGTACACAAACGGGATGAATCTGAAGTTCTGGTCACGGGCTGGGAGTCGTTCCGTCCCGATACATTCGTCGTCTCCGTCCGCTGGCCGACACGTCACCGCTTCTATCTGTCGCAGAACGGCCGGCACGATCCGATGCTCTTCACCGAGAGCGTGCGCCAGTGCTTTCCTCTGCTGTCGCACGCCGGCTACGGCCTGCCTTTCGGACACCACCTGATCTGGCAGTACGTGACCTCCGAGGTCGTTCCCTCGGCGATGCGGACCGGGCAGGGCCCCACCGAGCTCGAGCTGTACATCACCTGCTCGGACATCCGGTACCGAGGCGGAGGCCAGTTGGCCGCACTGACCCTGCACGTCATCGCCCTGCGCGGCGGTGAACATCTGGGCACGGCAGAAGCCCGATTCTCCTGCCACGCACCCTCCATATACCGTCGCCTGCGCGGCCCTTACGCCGATCTGCAGCGTGCCGTCGCGGCGGCCGGGGCTCCTCCGCCGCCGGTCCTGCCAAGCCGGGTGGCGCGCGACCGGGAGGACAACGTGGTGCTTTCGCCGACTGAGCATCACCGCCGCTGGACACTGCGCAACGACACGTCCCACCCGGTTCTGTTCGACCACCCGCTGGACCACTCCCCCGGCATGCTGGTGCTTGAAGCCGCACGCCAGGCCACGCACGCCGTATGCGGCGCGAATGCCTACCCCTTCAGGATGGAGTCGAGCTTCCTGCAGTTCACCGAACTCGACGCCCCCTGCCGCCTGTCGGCCGAGCCGGAGCCAACCCGCGCACGGGACCAGCAAAAGGTCCAGGTCCTCGCTTCGCAGGGCGACGACACCACCTTCACCAGCGTGCTGACAGCCCTCGTGGGATCGCCCGCAGCGCGCTGA
- a CDS encoding cytochrome P450, with product MDSTAAPTSTTSVKNIPHLDPPLPYEPLAGTSGGGLPRVALPSGHAAVHLTRYADVHKVLTDPTFSRTRANTDDGPSFLPMALAPEFLITLDAPHHARMRSVVAADYSSAAIAKLRPTMDTVIDERFAVLRAEDRPDLFRTVLDVVPATVNCRLLGVPTEYIDSIRPCGRTVQMGSADDVPTLMDHFVKVYDYVTDLVTGVRPTDADGLVARFVAGRDQAEPPLTDKELVGILLAAVVAGDQNTLSVLAKAVYTLLCAPDLWRRLVEDPGMAPRLTEELIRLIPLGVSSTFPRIATREMETADGVVHVGDVVYADAFAANRDPDVFPHPEIIDPERSGERHLQFGYGMHHCMGAALARLEISALLTRLARDFPALALDVDPESLPWDQGILLRRPTSLPVRW from the coding sequence ATGGACAGCACCGCTGCGCCCACCTCCACCACCAGCGTGAAGAACATTCCGCATCTCGATCCGCCCCTCCCCTATGAGCCGTTGGCCGGTACCTCCGGCGGAGGCCTGCCGAGGGTCGCCCTGCCCAGCGGCCACGCAGCGGTGCATTTGACGCGCTACGCCGATGTCCACAAGGTGCTCACCGACCCGACGTTCAGCCGCACTCGGGCCAACACCGACGACGGGCCCAGCTTCCTGCCGATGGCCCTCGCCCCCGAGTTCCTCATCACCCTCGACGCCCCGCACCACGCACGGATGCGGAGCGTCGTGGCGGCCGACTACAGCTCGGCCGCGATCGCGAAGCTCCGGCCCACCATGGACACGGTGATCGACGAGCGGTTCGCCGTGTTGCGCGCGGAGGACCGGCCCGACCTCTTCCGCACCGTCCTCGACGTGGTGCCCGCCACGGTCAACTGCCGCCTCCTGGGCGTGCCGACGGAGTACATCGACTCCATCCGGCCCTGTGGCCGCACCGTGCAGATGGGGTCCGCCGACGATGTGCCCACGCTGATGGACCACTTCGTCAAGGTCTACGACTACGTCACAGACCTGGTCACCGGTGTGCGCCCGACGGATGCGGACGGTCTCGTCGCACGGTTCGTCGCCGGGCGTGATCAAGCCGAACCACCGCTTACCGACAAAGAGTTGGTGGGCATTCTGCTTGCCGCAGTCGTGGCCGGGGACCAGAACACCCTCTCCGTCCTCGCCAAGGCGGTGTACACGCTGCTGTGTGCCCCCGACCTGTGGCGGCGTCTCGTGGAGGATCCGGGTATGGCGCCGCGGCTGACGGAGGAACTGATCCGGCTCATACCCCTCGGCGTCAGCTCGACCTTTCCGCGCATCGCCACACGTGAGATGGAGACGGCCGACGGGGTGGTCCACGTGGGCGACGTCGTGTACGCCGATGCGTTCGCTGCCAACCGCGATCCCGACGTCTTCCCGCACCCCGAGATCATCGACCCCGAGCGCAGCGGAGAGCGGCATCTGCAGTTCGGCTACGGAATGCACCACTGCATGGGCGCCGCCCTGGCCCGCCTTGAGATCAGTGCGTTGCTGACCAGGCTGGCACGAGACTTCCCCGCACTCGCCCTGGACGTGGATCCGGAGTCGCTGCCCTGGGACCAGGGGATACTGCTGCGCCGACCGACTTCGCTGCCGGTGCGTTGGTAG
- a CDS encoding HAD family phosphatase, whose product MIWFDFGGVLSPPVAELYADYERKTGIAPAQLQGAMKAAGEELGMPSLAPVELAVVTEAEWGRALGRILADRYPGIDLSRARLETFGEQWFEGVTANSAMVGALRRARESGFRVGILSNNVVEWEPYWKAIVASGGDVDCLIDSCKVGLRKPDPEIFRLAARRAGVDPVLCVLVDDLAVNCDAARAQGWRTVHFRDNCQALHDLGRLTGLPAPCGAAPLAPSA is encoded by the coding sequence ATGATCTGGTTTGACTTCGGAGGCGTACTCTCCCCGCCTGTGGCGGAGTTGTACGCCGACTACGAGCGCAAGACCGGGATTGCGCCCGCACAGCTCCAGGGAGCGATGAAGGCGGCCGGCGAGGAGCTGGGCATGCCGTCCCTGGCGCCCGTCGAGTTGGCCGTGGTCACCGAGGCCGAATGGGGCCGGGCGCTCGGCCGCATCTTGGCGGACCGGTATCCGGGGATCGACCTGTCCCGGGCACGTCTGGAGACCTTCGGAGAGCAGTGGTTCGAGGGCGTCACCGCGAACTCAGCCATGGTGGGCGCGCTGCGCCGCGCTCGCGAAAGCGGTTTCCGCGTGGGGATCCTGTCGAACAACGTCGTCGAGTGGGAGCCGTACTGGAAGGCCATCGTGGCCTCCGGCGGCGACGTCGACTGCCTCATCGACTCCTGCAAGGTCGGCCTGCGCAAGCCCGACCCGGAGATCTTCCGGCTGGCGGCGAGACGCGCGGGTGTCGATCCCGTGCTGTGCGTGCTCGTCGACGACCTCGCCGTCAACTGCGACGCAGCCCGGGCCCAGGGATGGCGCACCGTGCACTTCCGCGACAACTGCCAGGCCCTGCACGACCTCGGCCGGCTCACCGGACTGCCGGCCCCGTGCGGTGCTGCGCCCTTGGCCCCGTCGGCGTGA
- a CDS encoding fic family toxin-antitoxin system, toxin component encodes MELHIDVPWILQVAGIAGAQDPAPDDYGVPVAAVAAHRAEVLEQPVYDGPYARAAALVHILGRCRWLERSDMAVAAATGVMYLEASGIPVKPNHEDAVALRDLLREPACTAARIAALLRAWPQAT; translated from the coding sequence ATGGAACTGCACATCGACGTTCCCTGGATCCTGCAGGTCGCCGGGATCGCCGGCGCACAGGACCCCGCCCCCGACGACTACGGGGTACCGGTGGCCGCAGTCGCCGCTCACCGCGCTGAAGTGCTCGAACAGCCCGTCTACGACGGCCCCTACGCCCGTGCCGCCGCCCTGGTGCACATCCTCGGCCGCTGCCGCTGGCTGGAGCGCTCCGACATGGCCGTCGCCGCCGCAACGGGCGTGATGTACCTGGAGGCATCCGGCATCCCCGTCAAGCCAAACCACGAGGACGCTGTTGCCCTGCGCGACCTCCTGCGGGAACCCGCGTGCACCGCAGCGAGAATTGCCGCGCTCCTGCGCGCCTGGCCGCAGGCCACCTGA
- a CDS encoding DUF4097 family beta strand repeat-containing protein, which produces MKQYATSAPISVVLDIPAGHIRLVAADRTDTTVEVLPANAAKSRDIKAAEQTEVSYGDGVLRIETAAAKNRLLGPSGSLDVTVQLPAGSRIEAKAADAEFRSAGRLGDVTFEGAQGTVRLDETASARLTLLAGDIFLGRLGGPAEISTHKGDLHITEAVHGTVTLTTQSGDITVGAARKASATLNAHSAYGRIDNALRNTDGAAAGLTLHATTQHGDITARSL; this is translated from the coding sequence ATGAAGCAGTACGCCACCTCCGCCCCCATCTCCGTCGTCCTCGACATCCCCGCCGGGCACATCCGCCTCGTCGCGGCCGACCGCACCGACACCACCGTCGAGGTCCTGCCCGCCAACGCCGCCAAGAGCCGCGACATCAAGGCGGCCGAGCAGACCGAGGTCAGCTACGGCGACGGCGTCCTGCGGATCGAGACCGCAGCGGCGAAGAACCGGCTCCTGGGACCGTCCGGCTCCCTCGATGTGACCGTCCAGCTGCCCGCCGGCTCCCGCATCGAGGCGAAGGCGGCCGACGCCGAGTTCCGCAGCGCCGGACGCCTCGGCGATGTCACCTTCGAGGGCGCGCAGGGCACCGTCAGGCTCGACGAGACCGCGAGCGCCCGCCTCACCCTGCTCGCCGGCGACATCTTCCTCGGCCGCCTGGGCGGCCCCGCCGAGATCAGCACCCACAAGGGCGACCTGCACATCACCGAGGCCGTCCACGGCACGGTCACGCTCACCACGCAGTCCGGCGACATCACCGTCGGCGCCGCCCGCAAGGCCTCCGCCACCCTCAACGCCCACAGCGCCTACGGCCGCATCGACAACGCACTGCGCAACACCGACGGCGCCGCCGCCGGCCTCACCCTCCACGCCACCACCCAGCACGGCGACATCACCGCCCGCAGCCTGTAA
- a CDS encoding serine hydrolase, producing MPDRQNRTHTARGLGAHTLRGCAATAVVVSLAACSVAGTPYRAQAPVARTVAPAPGPAARENLGATLARALRPVLPGSDRRLAVAVLALDSADQEVASYGQDAAFDTASIIKVGILATLLLQAQDEERELTAAERRSAEAMIRTSDNDATNVLWRAIGEAEGLDTAGERLGLSSTRGGPGMRWGLTQTTATDQVKLLRAIFARGPAALARPPEGLNEASRACIRELMGSIAQDQDWGVSAAGSPGSRWALKNGWLRRTTTGLWVINSVGQVTVHGRRYLVSVLSSGNASIKSGISLVERAARAAIGAASAHVRPWPQ from the coding sequence ATGCCCGACAGACAGAACCGGACGCACACGGCGCGCGGCCTTGGCGCCCACACGCTGAGGGGCTGTGCCGCCACCGCAGTCGTGGTGTCGCTCGCCGCCTGTTCCGTGGCCGGCACGCCCTACCGGGCGCAGGCGCCCGTGGCGCGGACGGTTGCACCGGCCCCCGGGCCAGCGGCGCGCGAGAACCTGGGTGCGACTCTCGCGCGGGCGCTCAGGCCGGTCCTGCCGGGCAGCGACAGGCGGCTGGCGGTGGCGGTGCTCGCCCTGGACAGCGCCGACCAGGAGGTCGCGTCGTACGGGCAGGACGCGGCATTCGACACGGCGAGCATCATCAAGGTGGGCATCCTCGCGACGCTGCTGCTCCAGGCGCAGGACGAGGAGCGCGAGCTGACAGCCGCGGAGCGCCGCAGTGCCGAGGCGATGATCCGCACGAGCGACAACGACGCGACGAATGTCCTGTGGCGGGCGATCGGCGAGGCGGAAGGCCTTGACACGGCTGGCGAGAGGCTGGGGCTTTCCTCGACCCGGGGCGGTCCCGGCATGAGATGGGGCCTCACCCAGACGACAGCGACGGACCAGGTCAAGCTGTTGCGCGCGATCTTCGCGCGGGGGCCGGCGGCCCTCGCCCGCCCGCCCGAGGGGCTGAACGAGGCCTCCCGTGCCTGTATCCGGGAGCTGATGGGCTCGATCGCGCAGGACCAGGACTGGGGGGTGTCCGCGGCCGGCTCCCCGGGCTCCCGATGGGCCCTCAAGAACGGCTGGCTGCGGCGGACGACCACCGGCCTGTGGGTCATCAACAGCGTCGGTCAGGTCACGGTGCACGGGCGCCGGTATCTGGTCTCGGTCCTCAGCAGCGGCAACGCGTCAATAAAAAGCGGGATCTCGCTGGTGGAACGGGCGGCGAGAGCGGCGATCGGCGCGGCCAGCGCCCACGTCCGTCCCTGGCCGCAGTGA